TAGAAAGAGGTATGAGCCTGCAATACCAAAAACCGTTGCCGTAAACGCACCACCAATACCCATCGCCATTTCAGCAGGGTTATCCAGTTTTTGAAGTGCCAAAATAAGACCCAAAACCGCACCAATGAGTCCCATAACGGGGCAGGTTTCACCGGCGTGAATCCAATAATGCGCAGAGCCGTGGTAATACTCTTCGGTCTCTTCAATGAGAATTTCTAACGTCTCTTCGATCTCATGGGCTTCAACACCATCGACCGCCATACTCAGACCTTTTTTAAAGAACTCATCTTCCATGATGTTGGCATGTGATTCAAGTGCCAAAATTCCATCGCGTCTTGCGATAATAGCAAAATCAATAATTTGTTTAATACGTGCATGAAAATCAACGGGGGATTTTTTCATAATAACTTTAAACTCTTTGAAAGCACCCTTGACATACTCTTGAGGCGTTGCCGTCATGGCTGCCGCCATCGCAGTTGGAATAACGATAATAAAGGAAGTGATATGCAGAATATGAAGAGGATTTCCACCTTCCATAATATCGCCTACGGAAATGGTGGTAATGGCAATTACCATGCCCAAAATGACGGTTAAGTCCATAAAGTCAGCTCCAAAAATAGTATTCAAACACTTTCAAGCATTATCGGTTAAA
Above is a genomic segment from Sulfurospirillum halorespirans DSM 13726 containing:
- the motA gene encoding flagellar motor stator protein MotA; amino-acid sequence: MDLTVILGMVIAITTISVGDIMEGGNPLHILHITSFIIVIPTAMAAAMTATPQEYVKGAFKEFKVIMKKSPVDFHARIKQIIDFAIIARRDGILALESHANIMEDEFFKKGLSMAVDGVEAHEIEETLEILIEETEEYYHGSAHYWIHAGETCPVMGLIGAVLGLILALQKLDNPAEMAMGIGGAFTATVFGIAGSYLFLGPWGHKLKGKSKDIIKEKHVILAGILGISHGDNPRTLEMKLLNYLSPLEEKKSQFDK